In Carcharodon carcharias isolate sCarCar2 chromosome 40, sCarCar2.pri, whole genome shotgun sequence, the following proteins share a genomic window:
- the LOC121273145 gene encoding involucrin-like: MHSVYRLPSADQEEKLHSVYTLPSGDQEEELQSVYTLPSGDQEEELQTVYTLPSGDQEEKLHSVYMLPPGDQGEEMHSVYTSATGDQQEELHFVYTLDSGDQEAEPHSVYTPPSGDQEEKMHSFYTQPSGDPEAELHSANTPPFGDQEEELHNVYPLHSGDQDEELHFVYSLPSGEQEEELHFVYSLPSGEQEEELHFVYTSWSVDQEEETHSVYRPPSVYQEEEMHSVYRSPSGEQEGKLHAVYTLPSGDQEEELHSVYTPPSGDPEEELHSVYTPPSGDPEEELHSVHTPPFVDQEEELHFV; the protein is encoded by the coding sequence ATGCATTCTGTGTACAGATTGCCCTCTGCAGATCAGGAGGAGAAACTGCACTCTGTgtacacactgccctctggagATCAGGAGGAGGAACTGCAGTCTGTatacacactgccctctggagATCAGGAGGAGGAACTGCAGACTGTatacacactgccctctggagATCAGGAGGAGAAACTGCATTCTGTGTACATGCTGCCCCCTGGAGATCAGGGGGAGGAAATGCACTCTGTGTACACATCAGCTACTGGAGATCAGCAGGAAGAACTTCACTTTGTATACACATTGGACTCTGGAGATCAGGAGGCTGAACCGCACTCTGTGTACACTCCACCCTCTGGAGATCAGGAGGAGAAAATGCATTCTTTCTACACGCAGCCCTCTGGAGATCCGGAAGCGGAACTGCACTCTGCGAACACTCCGCCCTTTGGTGATCAGGAGGAGGAACTGCACAATGTGTACCCGCTACACTCTGGAGATCAAGACGAGGAACTGCACTTTGTGTACTCACTGCCCTCTGGAGAGCAGGAGGAGGAACTGCACTTTGTGTACTCACTGCCCTCtggagagcaggaggaggagcTGCACTTTGTGTACACATCGTGGTCTGTAGATCAGGAGGAGGAGACGCACTCTGTATACAGACCGCCTTCTGTATATCAGGAGGAGGAAATGCATTCTGTGTACAGATCGCCCTCTGGAGAGCAGGAGGGCAAACTGCACGCTGTGTACACGCTGCCCTCTGGAGATCAGGAGGAGGAACTGCACTCTGTGTACACGCCGCCCTCTGGAGATCCGGAGGAGGAACTGCACTCTGTGTACACGCCGCCCTCTGGAGATCCGGAGGAGGAACTGCACTCTGTGCACACACCGCCATTTGTAGATCAAGAGGAGGAACTGCACTTTGTGTAA